The Prochlorococcus marinus XMU1404 DNA segment ATCATAGTGGGAAGTTTCACCACGTATCACAGCCCCAAGAGCAATTACAACGTCATAACTCTTTTTTTTCATCAGAGTTTTAGCTGCGATTGGTAATTCGAATGAACCAGGAACCCAAACTATATCTACTTGATTGCTTAATTCAGAAGTATCTAAACCATGCCTTTTTAAACAATCAAGACAACCGGATAGAATTTTATTTGTAATTAAATCATTAAATCTTGCTATTACAATCCCAACTTTTAAAGTAGATGCATTAGTAAAAGATCCCTCAAAAATAGCCATTAAATTTTACTTCGATATATTAATAGACTCTCACGAAAAGGTATCAAGTTCAAACTAATGAAGAAACTATCCCTGTAACAAAAACCAAAACAACCCAAACAGCAGCAATAGAATAAATTTTTCTCCTACTTTCTCGCTGTCCTTCCTCAGTAGAAGGTTGAGTCACATATAAAACGGGTACTCCAACTACCGCAATTAAAGAAGCGAATAATAGTGCATTTACGAAGAAAAAGTTAACAGCTTGCATAATTCAGTCTTAGGTTTCAAATTATTATAAATACTATATTCTCATGAAAATGATAATTTTTTGAGAAAATTTACATACTTTAGCCACTTTAAATGCAAAAAAAAAATTTCTACCTAATATCTATTTAGGAATTAAAAAAGTATGCAAGAAGATACGATAATTCAAAAGAATTTATTTGCGATTGATAATGAAAAAAATGAGCAAAAAAAAATAACAAATATTCCAGAAGATTTATCTTGGGAAGATTTAAAAAAAGAATCGCAAAAAAGACCTAGACAAAGAAAAAATTCAACTAATTTGATAAATGAATTCAAGAATGATTTAATTTCAAATAACAAAAATAATTGCATTAATGAAGAATCTTTTAGCTATAAAACAGTTTCGAAACTGAAATTAACTCCTGTAATGAAGCATTATGTAACTCTAAAAGAGGAAAATAAAGATAGGTTATTACTTTATAGATTAGGAGATTTTTTTGAATGTTTTTTTGAAGACGCTGTATTGATATCTAACCTTTTAGAAATAACACTTACAAGTAAAGATGCTGGCAAAGAGATAGGTAAGATACCTATGGCAGGGGTTCCCTATCATGCAATGGAGAGATACTGTGCTGATTTAATTAAAAAAAATTATTCTGTGGTTATATGCGACCAATTAGAA contains these protein-coding regions:
- the ribH gene encoding 6,7-dimethyl-8-ribityllumazine synthase, with the translated sequence MAIFEGSFTNASTLKVGIVIARFNDLITNKILSGCLDCLKRHGLDTSELSNQVDIVWVPGSFELPIAAKTLMKKKSYDVVIALGAVIRGETSHYDVVISEASKGISQVSNENNVPIIFGVLTTDTMQQALERAGIKNNLGWNYALQAIEMGSLIKNLN
- the psbZ gene encoding photosystem II reaction center protein PsbZ; this translates as MQAVNFFFVNALLFASLIAVVGVPVLYVTQPSTEEGQRESRRKIYSIAAVWVVLVFVTGIVSSLV